A genomic region of Xanthomonas fragariae contains the following coding sequences:
- a CDS encoding IS5 family transposase yields the protein MKPRKPYSTDISDEEWAFAAPYLTLMDVQAPQRKYELRAMFNALRWIARAGAPWRLLPNDFPPWEAVYQQTQRWLQAGCFEAMVSDLRSLLRVAQGKKGQPSAVIFDARTLQSTCESGPRAGYDGYKRKKGSKVHMAVDTLGHLLAVQVTPANEQERAQVRSLAQEVQHVTGETVKIAFVDQGYTGQEPAQAATEEGIELHVIKLQEAKKGFVLLPRRWVVERSFGWANRFRRLARDYERLPETLAGLHFVVFTILMLGNAATLFQSS from the coding sequence ATGAAGCCTCGTAAGCCTTATTCCACCGATATTTCCGACGAAGAATGGGCCTTTGCGGCTCCCTATTTGACGCTGATGGACGTGCAGGCACCGCAGCGCAAGTATGAGCTACGCGCGATGTTCAACGCACTGCGGTGGATCGCGCGCGCCGGCGCACCATGGCGATTGCTTCCCAACGATTTTCCGCCCTGGGAAGCGGTGTATCAGCAAACACAGCGCTGGCTGCAAGCGGGCTGCTTTGAGGCCATGGTCAGTGATCTGCGCTCACTCTTGCGTGTGGCGCAAGGGAAAAAAGGCCAGCCGAGCGCGGTCATTTTCGATGCTCGCACGCTGCAGTCCACCTGCGAAAGCGGGCCGCGTGCTGGATACGATGGCTATAAACGCAAGAAAGGCAGCAAGGTACACATGGCGGTCGATACGCTTGGACATCTGCTCGCTGTCCAGGTGACGCCGGCTAATGAGCAGGAGCGCGCGCAAGTCCGATCGTTGGCACAAGAGGTACAACACGTGACCGGTGAAACGGTCAAGATCGCCTTTGTTGATCAGGGCTACACCGGTCAAGAACCGGCGCAGGCGGCCACGGAAGAAGGCATTGAGTTGCACGTGATCAAGCTGCAAGAAGCGAAAAAAGGCTTTGTCTTGCTGCCGCGCCGTTGGGTTGTCGAGCGCAGCTTCGGATGGGCCAATCGTTTCAGACGGCTGGCACGCGACTACGAGCGATTGCCGGAAACCTTGGCCGGTTTGCACTTCGTCGTCTTCACGATCCTGATGCTTGGAAATGCAGCCACCCTCTTTCAAAGTTCATAA
- a CDS encoding IS5 family transposase, whose protein sequence is MRTRRPAAEDRPAAELFRSWLENQIDLRHPLARLRQRMPWTALEQALSSRLPATQAGGGRPALPVRLIAGLLYLKHAYDLSDEAVCERWLENPYWQFFTGEVVFQTRLPCDASSLTRWRQRLGEAGMEELLAHTINAAHAMQAVDARELSRVIVDTTVQEKAIAYPTDSRLLEVARKKLVLLAKRHSIGLRQSYARQGPALSRKAGRYAHACQFKRMRRVLRRQRTVLGRLVRDIQRKLDQVNTGVRERIAVWLERAQRLYTQRPKDKQKLYALHAPEVECIGKGKARQAYEFGVKVGIAVTACKGLVVGARSFPGNPYDGDTLAEQLEQTRGLLQDVSVEPTVAIVDLGDRGREVDGVQVLHRGKAKTLTRRQWRWIKRRQAVEPVIGHLKDDCRLRRCRLKGAQGDALHVLGCAAGYNLRWLLRWIAFLRAWMRAMGWSSLSAVPLSPTALGA, encoded by the coding sequence ATGCGTACACGCCGTCCTGCTGCCGAAGACAGACCCGCCGCCGAGTTGTTTCGTTCGTGGCTGGAGAACCAGATCGATCTGCGTCATCCGCTGGCGCGGCTGCGCCAACGGATGCCGTGGACGGCGTTGGAGCAAGCACTTTCATCGCGCTTGCCGGCCACCCAGGCCGGTGGCGGTCGGCCGGCATTGCCGGTGCGGCTGATTGCCGGTTTGCTCTACCTCAAACACGCCTACGACCTGTCCGATGAAGCGGTGTGCGAGCGCTGGCTGGAGAATCCGTACTGGCAGTTTTTCACCGGTGAGGTCGTGTTCCAGACGCGTTTGCCGTGCGATGCCAGCTCGCTGACGCGCTGGCGGCAGCGCCTGGGTGAGGCCGGGATGGAAGAGCTGCTGGCGCACACCATCAACGCCGCGCATGCGATGCAGGCGGTGGACGCACGCGAGTTGTCGCGGGTGATCGTGGACACCACGGTGCAGGAAAAGGCGATCGCCTATCCGACCGACAGCCGTTTGCTGGAGGTGGCACGCAAGAAGCTGGTGTTACTGGCCAAGCGGCACAGCATCGGATTGCGGCAGAGCTACGCGCGGCAAGGCCCGGCCCTGAGCCGCAAGGCAGGTCGGTATGCGCATGCGTGCCAGTTCAAGCGGATGCGGCGCGTCCTGCGACGTCAACGCACAGTGCTGGGACGGCTCGTGCGCGACATCCAACGCAAACTCGATCAGGTAAACACCGGCGTGCGCGAGCGCATCGCTGTCTGGCTGGAACGTGCGCAACGGCTGTACACGCAGCGTCCGAAGGACAAACAAAAACTCTACGCATTGCATGCCCCGGAAGTGGAATGCATCGGCAAGGGCAAGGCGCGTCAAGCGTACGAATTCGGCGTCAAGGTCGGCATTGCGGTCACCGCCTGCAAGGGATTGGTCGTGGGTGCGCGCAGCTTCCCGGGCAACCCGTACGACGGCGATACCTTGGCCGAGCAGCTGGAGCAGACACGCGGGTTGCTGCAGGATGTGAGCGTAGAACCGACGGTGGCGATCGTGGACCTGGGCGATCGCGGGCGCGAAGTCGATGGCGTGCAGGTCCTGCATCGCGGCAAGGCCAAGACGCTGACGCGACGGCAATGGCGCTGGATCAAGCGACGGCAGGCGGTGGAGCCGGTGATCGGACATCTGAAAGACGACTGCCGGTTGCGTCGCTGCAGGCTGAAAGGTGCCCAAGGCGATGCGCTGCACGTGCTCGGCTGCGCGGCCGGCTACAACCTGCGCTGGCTGCTGCGCTGGATCGCGTTTTTGCGTGCCTGGATGCGGGCGATGGGATGGTCATCCTTGAGTGCCGTGCCGCTGTCACCGACGGCACTTGGCGCTTGA
- a CDS encoding protein-disulfide reductase DsbD family protein, with amino-acid sequence MKSLSRWIARCALLTAPLFVAPPPAQAAVTEADLLPVDQAFTPSATANSRESIALSWKIAPGYYLYRHRISVKSGQGFTAGELALPEGESKHDEFFGQVQIYRKQLQATLAGKAEPSLQTAVLQVQYQGCADAGVCYPPQRREIRVSLPNAQGGGAAARASAATSNLGQQRENLGALVPRAPAGPRLFGSPGRAAGVDALPLPAEQAFTFEAIVGDGNRLLLRFTPAPGYYIYRDRTSLALEGVGGVRTGLPRWPQGESHRDKHFGDVVVYFGQAEVTLPLLRDHADPAHVTLVATFQGCQTDGICYPPMTRRVALDLPAGTVSPQNQAQAAPLMISPLAAGQAPTEPAPVPTRGTNANLAADASADNPQRTQPPHTDKGLLAMLALALLGGLVLNLMPCVLPILSLKVLGLAHSGESRGHARSHAIWYSLGVLVSFAAIGGLVIGLRAAGQAAGWGFQLQQPWFVAALAYLMFAVGLSLSGVFTLGSNLGGIGQSLAARNGPLGDFFTGVLACVVASPCIAPFMGTALAYAFTAPALLAMLVFLALGLGLALPFLLIGFIPSLARRLPTPGAWMETLKQVLAFPMYLTAIWLLWVLGKQRGVDALALMLVGATLLALGLWCFERSRWKSNRLGMRLASVMLVLTLVPVIAVTRLSLPVTTAAEGVVAFSPQLLDRLRADNRVVFVNMTADWCVTCKANEKNVLSGADFRDALRRVDAVYMKGDWTNVDPKISTFLDQHQAVGVPLYVVYGPGAPPAVLPTVLTNAITEDALLRAAR; translated from the coding sequence ATGAAGTCTCTGTCCCGCTGGATCGCCCGCTGCGCTCTACTGACCGCCCCCTTGTTCGTGGCGCCCCCCCCGGCACAGGCCGCGGTGACCGAGGCCGACCTGCTGCCGGTGGACCAGGCTTTTACGCCGAGCGCGACGGCAAACAGCCGCGAGAGTATCGCGCTGAGCTGGAAAATCGCGCCGGGCTATTACCTGTATCGCCACCGCATCAGCGTCAAATCCGGGCAAGGCTTTACCGCCGGTGAGCTGGCGCTGCCGGAAGGCGAGAGCAAGCACGACGAGTTCTTCGGCCAGGTGCAGATCTACCGCAAGCAGCTGCAGGCCACGCTGGCGGGCAAGGCCGAACCTTCCTTGCAGACCGCTGTTTTGCAGGTGCAATACCAGGGCTGCGCCGATGCCGGCGTGTGCTACCCGCCGCAGCGGCGCGAGATCCGCGTGAGCTTGCCCAATGCGCAAGGCGGCGGTGCCGCCGCCAGGGCGTCGGCTGCAACCTCTAACCTCGGTCAACAGCGCGAAAACCTGGGGGCGTTGGTGCCGCGCGCTCCAGCAGGCCCGCGCCTGTTCGGCAGCCCCGGGCGGGCCGCCGGCGTGGACGCATTGCCGCTACCGGCCGAGCAGGCCTTCACCTTCGAGGCCATCGTCGGCGACGGCAACCGCCTGTTGCTGCGCTTCACTCCGGCGCCCGGCTACTACATCTACCGCGACCGCACCTCGCTGGCACTGGAAGGCGTCGGTGGCGTACGCACCGGCCTACCGCGCTGGCCGCAAGGCGAGTCGCATCGCGACAAACATTTCGGCGATGTGGTGGTGTATTTCGGCCAGGCAGAAGTCACTCTGCCACTGCTGCGCGACCACGCCGACCCAGCCCATGTGACGTTGGTGGCCACCTTCCAGGGCTGCCAGACCGATGGCATCTGCTATCCGCCGATGACCCGCCGTGTGGCGCTGGACCTGCCGGCCGGCACGGTGTCGCCACAGAACCAGGCGCAGGCAGCACCGCTGATGATTTCACCGCTGGCAGCCGGGCAGGCGCCGACCGAACCTGCGCCTGTGCCGACGCGTGGCACCAACGCCAACCTCGCCGCAGACGCTTCGGCAGACAATCCGCAGCGCACCCAGCCACCGCATACCGACAAGGGCCTGCTGGCGATGCTAGCGCTGGCCCTGCTGGGCGGATTGGTGCTGAACCTGATGCCCTGCGTGCTGCCGATCCTGTCGCTGAAGGTGCTGGGCCTGGCCCACAGCGGCGAAAGCCGCGGCCACGCGCGCAGCCATGCCATCTGGTATTCGCTAGGCGTGCTGGTGTCGTTCGCCGCCATTGGCGGATTGGTGATTGGTCTGCGTGCGGCCGGCCAGGCTGCCGGCTGGGGCTTCCAGCTGCAGCAGCCATGGTTCGTGGCCGCGCTGGCGTATCTGATGTTTGCGGTTGGCTTGAGCCTGTCGGGCGTGTTTACGCTCGGCAGCAACCTGGGCGGCATCGGCCAATCGTTGGCTGCACGTAACGGGCCGCTGGGCGACTTCTTCACCGGCGTGCTGGCCTGCGTGGTCGCCAGCCCCTGCATCGCCCCGTTCATGGGCACCGCGCTGGCCTACGCATTCACCGCGCCCGCGCTGCTGGCGATGCTGGTGTTCCTGGCGTTGGGCCTGGGTCTGGCGCTGCCGTTCCTGCTGATCGGCTTCATCCCTTCGCTGGCGCGCCGCCTGCCCACGCCCGGTGCGTGGATGGAAACGCTCAAGCAGGTGCTGGCGTTTCCGATGTATCTCACCGCGATCTGGCTGTTGTGGGTGCTGGGCAAACAACGCGGCGTGGATGCGCTGGCGTTGATGCTGGTCGGCGCCACCTTGCTTGCCCTGGGCCTGTGGTGTTTCGAGCGCAGCCGCTGGAAGAGCAATCGTCTGGGCATGCGCCTGGCCAGCGTGATGCTGGTGCTGACCCTGGTGCCGGTGATCGCGGTGACCCGCCTCAGCCTGCCAGTCACCACCGCTGCCGAAGGCGTAGTCGCATTCTCGCCGCAGCTGCTGGACCGCCTGCGCGCCGACAACCGCGTGGTCTTCGTCAATATGACCGCCGACTGGTGCGTGACCTGCAAGGCCAACGAAAAGAACGTGCTGAGCGGCGCCGACTTCCGCGACGCGCTGCGCCGGGTCGATGCGGTCTACATGAAAGGCGACTGGACCAACGTCGACCCCAAGATCAGCACCTTCCTCGACCAGCACCAGGCCGTCGGCGTCCCGCTCTACGTGGTATACGGCCCCGGCGCACCACCGGCGGTGCTGCCAACGGTACTGACCAACGCCATCACCGAAGATGCGTTGCTGCGCGCTGCGCGTTGA
- the cutA gene encoding divalent-cation tolerance protein CutA, with amino-acid sequence MNASPLHLLFSTCPDADSADHIAHALLDERLAACVTQLPGAQSLYRWNGAIERSQEVQLLIKTCEDRLHDAIARLQALHPYELPEAVAVQASAGLSAYLDWVRAETRKES; translated from the coding sequence ATGAATGCCTCTCCCCTCCATTTGTTGTTCAGCACCTGTCCGGATGCCGACAGCGCCGATCACATCGCGCATGCGTTGCTGGACGAGCGGCTGGCTGCCTGCGTCACCCAGCTCCCCGGCGCGCAGTCGCTGTATCGCTGGAACGGGGCGATCGAGCGCAGCCAGGAAGTGCAGTTGCTGATCAAGACCTGTGAAGACCGCCTGCACGACGCCATTGCGCGGCTGCAAGCATTGCATCCGTATGAACTGCCGGAAGCGGTCGCTGTCCAAGCCAGCGCCGGGCTGTCGGCGTATCTCGATTGGGTCCGGGCTGAAACCCGCAAGGAATCCTGA
- a CDS encoding co-chaperone GroES — translation MSIKPLHDRVVVKPIEADEVSAGGIVIPDSAKEKSTKGEVVAVGAGKPLDNGSLRAPVVKVGDKVIYGQYAGSSYKAEGTEYKVLREDDILAVIG, via the coding sequence ATGAGCATCAAGCCGCTTCACGACCGCGTTGTAGTCAAGCCGATCGAAGCCGACGAAGTTTCCGCCGGTGGCATCGTGATTCCGGATTCGGCTAAGGAAAAGTCCACCAAGGGCGAAGTCGTCGCTGTTGGCGCCGGCAAGCCGCTGGACAACGGCAGCCTGCGTGCGCCGGTGGTCAAGGTGGGTGACAAGGTCATCTACGGCCAATACGCCGGCAGCAGCTACAAGGCCGAAGGCACCGAGTACAAGGTGCTGCGCGAAGACGACATTCTGGCGGTCATCGGCTAA
- the groL gene encoding chaperonin GroEL (60 kDa chaperone family; promotes refolding of misfolded polypeptides especially under stressful conditions; forms two stacked rings of heptamers to form a barrel-shaped 14mer; ends can be capped by GroES; misfolded proteins enter the barrel where they are refolded when GroES binds), whose translation MAAKDIRFGEDARTRMVRGVNVLANAVKATLGPKGRNVVLEKSFGAPTITKDGVSVAKEIELADKFENMGAQMVKEVASKTNDNAGDGTTTATVLAQALIREGAKAVAAGMNPMDLKRGIDQAVKAAVIELKNISKPTTDDKAIAQVGTISANSDESIGNIIAEAMQKVGKEGVITVEEGSGLENELDVVEGMQFDRGYLSPYFINNQQSQSADLDDPFILLHDKKISNVRDLLPVLEGVAKAGKPLLIVAEEVEGEALATLVVNTIRGIVKVVAVKAPGFGDRRKAMLEDMAVLTGGTVISEEVGLALEKATIKDLGRAKKVQVSKENTTIIDGAGDSATIQARVGQIKTQIEDTSSDYDREKLQERVAKLAGGVAVIKVGASTEIEMKEKKARVEDALHATRAAVEEGVVPGGGVALVRALVAVGNLTGANEDQTHGIQIALRAMEAPLREIVANAGEEPSVILNKVKEGTGNYGYNAANGEFGDMVEFGILDPTKVTRSALQNAASIAGLMITTEAMVADAPKKDEPALPSGGGMGGMGGMDF comes from the coding sequence ATGGCTGCTAAAGACATTCGTTTCGGTGAAGACGCACGTACCCGTATGGTTCGTGGCGTCAACGTTCTTGCCAATGCCGTGAAGGCCACCCTGGGCCCGAAGGGCCGCAACGTCGTGCTCGAGAAGAGCTTCGGCGCACCGACCATCACCAAGGACGGCGTCTCGGTCGCCAAGGAAATCGAACTGGCCGACAAGTTCGAGAACATGGGCGCGCAGATGGTCAAGGAAGTCGCTTCCAAGACCAACGACAACGCTGGCGACGGCACCACCACCGCGACCGTGCTCGCCCAGGCCCTGATCCGCGAAGGCGCCAAGGCTGTGGCCGCCGGCATGAACCCGATGGACCTCAAGCGCGGTATCGACCAAGCCGTCAAGGCCGCTGTCATCGAGCTGAAGAACATCTCCAAGCCCACTACCGACGACAAGGCGATCGCTCAGGTCGGCACCATTTCGGCCAACTCGGACGAATCGATCGGCAATATCATTGCCGAAGCGATGCAGAAGGTCGGCAAGGAAGGCGTGATCACCGTTGAAGAAGGTTCGGGCCTGGAAAACGAGCTGGACGTTGTCGAGGGCATGCAGTTCGATCGCGGCTACCTCTCCCCGTACTTCATCAACAACCAGCAGAGCCAGTCGGCCGATCTGGACGATCCGTTCATCCTGCTGCATGACAAGAAGATCTCCAACGTGCGCGACCTGCTGCCCGTGCTGGAGGGTGTCGCCAAGGCCGGCAAGCCGCTGCTGATCGTGGCTGAAGAAGTCGAAGGCGAAGCGCTGGCCACCCTGGTGGTCAACACCATCCGTGGCATCGTCAAGGTCGTGGCCGTCAAGGCGCCTGGCTTCGGCGATCGTCGCAAGGCGATGCTGGAAGACATGGCCGTGCTGACTGGCGGCACCGTGATCTCCGAGGAAGTGGGTCTGGCGCTGGAGAAGGCGACGATCAAGGATCTGGGCCGCGCGAAGAAGGTACAGGTCTCTAAGGAGAACACCACCATCATCGACGGCGCCGGCGATTCGGCCACGATCCAGGCCCGCGTTGGCCAGATCAAGACCCAAATCGAAGACACCTCGTCCGATTACGACCGCGAGAAGCTGCAGGAGCGCGTGGCCAAGCTGGCTGGTGGCGTTGCAGTGATCAAGGTCGGCGCCTCGACCGAAATCGAAATGAAGGAAAAGAAGGCACGCGTCGAAGACGCCCTGCACGCCACCCGTGCAGCCGTCGAAGAAGGCGTGGTCCCGGGCGGCGGTGTGGCCCTGGTGCGTGCGCTGGTGGCCGTCGGTAACCTGACCGGTGCCAACGAAGACCAGACCCACGGCATCCAAATCGCCTTGCGCGCCATGGAAGCCCCGCTGCGCGAAATCGTGGCCAATGCCGGCGAAGAGCCGTCCGTGATCTTGAACAAGGTCAAGGAAGGCACCGGCAACTACGGTTACAACGCGGCCAACGGCGAGTTCGGCGACATGGTCGAGTTCGGCATCCTGGACCCGACCAAGGTCACCCGTTCGGCGCTGCAGAACGCAGCCTCGATCGCCGGCCTGATGATCACCACCGAAGCCATGGTGGCCGATGCACCGAAGAAGGACGAGCCGGCTCTGCCGAGCGGCGGTGGCATGGGTGGCATGGGCGGCATGGATTTCTGA